The Salvia miltiorrhiza cultivar Shanhuang (shh) chromosome 2, IMPLAD_Smil_shh, whole genome shotgun sequence DNA window atagtatatgccattgtaacagcccggctccagagttgacggctgtccccacagaccaatacgagtcttttctagcgtgttttgtcctcactcgcacgctccctaagaaacttcccagggggtcacccatcccggaattgctccaagccaagcacgcttaaccttggagtttcttccgtgtgggcaccagaaaagaagatgcatcttattgatatgagtagcacctatcaaatcacttaagctctcctcgaatatgcagtcccatacctgcatattcttggaatccctctcgttcgggtgtgtttcggttcatccctgcgcccctccgcttggaagtcttaaccggagccgctccttgtccgtgcctcttttgcaccggcgatcactccgcacttcgtccccgggcgtcacaggcccaccagcttccgcttggttcgtccccgaaccataccgtactgggagaggttcggctctgataccacctgtaacagcccggctccagagttgacggctgtccccacagacaatacgagtcttttctagcgtgttttgtcctcactcgcacgctccctaagaaacttcccagggggtcacccatcccggaattgctccaagccaagcacgcttaaccttggagtttcttccgtgtgggcaccagaaaagaagatgcatcttattgatatgagtagcacctatcaaatcacttaagctctcctcgaatatgcagtcccatacctgcatattcttggaatccctctcgttcgggtgtgtttcggttcatccctgcgcccctccgcttggaagtcttaaccggagccgctccttgtccgtgcctcttttgcaccggcgatcactccgcacttcgtccccgggcgtcacagcCATAATATAAATTTCACTATATCTGAAAATTTCATTTCTCGCCCTACACCAAAAAACGCCCTCCAAATAAAAGTTAGCGGCAATTTAGGTCTCTTTCTGCTCAATTGTTTCCCTCATTTGCCTCCTTCTCTCATTGATATCTCAtcacataaaatattttgatcCATAAAGATGAAACTGAAGGCGTCTCTATCTTCAACATCACCACACATCCTCGCCACCCTTACCATCTCTCTAGGCTGAAATTTGCTCTGCCATCATTCGTCGGTGCCGCTTTCATCACCCTGCACTTGCTGCACTCTCTGCCTTCAatcaattatttttgttatacaTCCTCTTCGCCCTCTCCGAGGCGAAGGGACCCGTCGTCGCCTCAGCCACCAAAACGATTGTCGCAGAGCTTCGGAATTGGATCGTGTCcgaaaactatggagaagaaACTCAAACATTAGCAGGTGCGGCACCGACAAAAAAGTTTTGCTTTTgcttatcttttcttttcttttctttattctttagtTTGCCTGTTGTTGAATGCTGACTATATTTTGAAATCACTCTTTGATGAATTTTGTCAAACAGGTGGTGTGGGTGGTCTACACAAGATAGAGCTTCGTATAATAGATGGACCTTCAAATCTATACTCATTTCCACAAAGTTCGAATATGATGGTTTCTggaaaaagaataagaaaattaattgaattataATGCCAACAAAGAATGATTTTTTAGACAGACAACTGTACTTCCCAAAacttaattttaataacttttaaTAAATAGTTCTTAGTAGCGAACACACATTTCCACAAATAACATAACAATCCACATTTGCACAAAAAATATAATGTGGTCATTTCAGATAGTGATTCCAAGTTTTACAATGAATAGATCAGTAGCATGTATTTTAATCCAACAATATCAAGTTGTTGTCTACAACACATTTCAACTGTTaccattaaaatttatattcggCAGAAagagttattaaataaatccaACATATTATTTAATTCACAAAACTGgaataaaatgataattttcGGCCGTCCGTtggaattacataaaaaatttataCTACAATAACTATCACACACACAGCTAGAACTACTGCGAATTAACAATctcaaataaatttatttacttgaaaacgcaaaaaaaaaaaaggaaaaaaaaacttaaCTACCCACAAAAACACAGATGTTTACTTTATAATCATTACACAATCATTTCGTTCAGACGCTAGGATTACAGTTGCTTCaaaaattacaaagaaaacGACGTAAAGTGTTTATGAATGAACTCggaaaaaaattctagttgtcgACGAAAAACTACCAGCTACAATCCAACGGTGAGTAAAAAAAATGGAGTAAATATCTAAGCAAACATGAGTGCGAAACGTGTCctacaaaattcaaaaatacaaAGGGAGTGCTATGGAAGAATAGGGACACGTGGAAACATCTGAATATGGGAGTGGTATTTCAAAAAAACAGTCAAAATGGGTTGGGTGGTATTTGACAATTGCAACTCGAACCGGTCGAAGAAAACCAAACCAAAAGTCACTTTATTAACAATACACGTGTAAGGATCCTAACGGCAATGTGTATTACACATTGTGTAGCTAAGACATTTCCGTAGATAGGAATAGTCCCAAGCAtccttttgtgatttttttttttgtagaaatatATTCCTTGTTTTTGTAAGGGTTTGGAAGTTTTCGAGATTTAGACCTCAAATAGTCTTTTATAAATTGTAAGCATGCATCCAGAAAGAATGTCCCAATTTGGAACAAGAAAAGAGAAACACTAACGATACATGAGCACAACATATACATACTAACATGAATCTAAAGATATTAAATAATTGTCAAACTTTTCCATGTATATCCCAAATGATCATCCTTTGTTGTTGTGGGTTTATGAGGAAATTTATCATGATAAAAGGTAGATAGGAATCAAGACTGTTGTACAGTGTGTTCCACACAAGGTTTCCATCATCTCACACGCTGCTTGCATGCCACCCACTGCTAATTTTCTTTGGAGAATGATGAACAACCCTTCACTTTTGGTTTTCTAATATGGCCTTGTTATATATCACATAGTTTCTAAAACTACATTTTGcatatttttagtattttttatattttatttctaacTTCGATGATcgcaattaaaagaaaataacatCAAAGCAATATAACtccaaaaaaaatctatattatCTCCGTATTGAAATTCATTttgattaaattttaataatactTTTTATAGATTATGGAGAAATCAATATCATAATCTATACTAATTTTAATATCataaaaatcaaatcaaccatTCATATATCAGGATATCAAATTAACCATTCATATAGCACTCAATTAACTGccttattttctcatttgaGATATTTACGCAACAAGATTGATAAAGAAATTATAAAGCCCACTGACAATAATGACATAGCACGACTGCACGACTAATTATAAAGCCCAATCcctcaaaataaattatactccctcagTCCGATTATTAATggcctatttttctttttggattgttccatatataatggtctgttttcttattgagctataattaacacttaattaaaatttttaattaagacCAACAGAAACCTTGCCTCCCACCATCTACGTCTTCACCGTCTAAATCTGCCGCCCCGTCCGGCTCTGAGGCGCCGTCTCCATCAACCAAGTCCATCGCACCGTCAAGCTCGGAATCACTCTCCACCATCCAAGTATGCCGTGAAATCGAGCTCCCTACGTGATTGCACTAGTTTCTACTTATCTTGGGTATCTTGTTGTTTGTGTCGGGTTTAGAGATCTACAATTAACATTAACATTAAACATGTATCCATACAACTTTTCTCCCAATGAAACTCTCCTTAATACCCTTGCTGAAAAGAAAGGAGCCGTTAATAACGAGACAAAGAGAGTAAAGCCCCACACAAAATTTGGACTAAAATATGGGTAGGGGCCGCGCGAACGCAGGCCCCCACTAGCACAAATTATGGCGTAGGTTCGACCACTTGGGCCGTAAAGCCCCACAcagaaaaaacacaaaatttggacTAAAATATGGGTAGGAGCCGCGCGAACGCAGGCCCCCACTAGCACAAATTATGACGTAGGTTCGACCACTTGGGCCGACCTTAGACGGGCGCCCCTCCAAAGTGCAATGGAAGTCGCCAATCTAGGCCATGGGCCTTATGGATCGCACATTGACCCCGTCCAGGTAAGTATGGAACATGATGTcccatcattttattttatattcaatCTGTTCGACATCTTATTTCTATGTTTTCGATGTGGGACACTAGCATGGGTATTAAACTTAACGAATTACGACCTAGATATGATTAATGTGTAATCGGGAAGGCAAAAGAATAACTAGAAGAAACTAAAACCGTATTCACTTTGCAccatattattattgttattattattttgttgggTAATGATAATATAAAAACTATAAACCCAAAAATTAAGATTAGAAGTTATTAATATCTTTAATAAAATCGTGATTATATcctaacattatatatataaaagggaGCTACACATGTTTACCTTATTCATTTATCCTCTATTCCACATATTTTAGTTTCATTTTCGTTTTCTTGTATAAAGAAAAACTGAAACGGGATTAAATAATAAACACTTGTACTTTTAAGTTAACATAAATAGTCAGCGAACTATTgttaataagaaaataaaaatttcttaaaaaataatactacaatTTTTTTGGAGTTGCAAATTTTAATAAGATGAGAACGATATTGTTCCTGAAAAAAATGTGTATATAGTGATGGCTTACCATTACATGAATATATAGCCTCGGACAGATCCATTATATTATAACATACACAATTtgagaaatattttacatatCTACAAGCTTGATGTTTCATTCCAGTTACAATCTTGTTTTAATGGTTGTTTACTATGCACatagtaaaaacaaaacaaaaagatgGAGTTTGTGTTGACACATTCTATAATGAGcagttggttatttcccattcTATCTTCCCTGACCCTGACTCCAGGTAATGGTAAGCTGATTCTCTGAATTGGTGGCGTTTGAGCTACTGTAACTGCGGCCGCCGCCTACATCTCTCCCCGCGAAGAAACCGGGTTGTTTGGCCTCAGGCAGTTCAACCTGGTTTCCCAGCATGAAAACCACCGTGGACATGGTCGGCCTATCTTCTTGGCATCTCTGCACGCACAGCAGTCCCACTTGGATTGAGCGCAGCACTTCCGACAAGTTGAACGACTCGCCTACACATGGATCCACTAGCTCGCATGACTTTCCTTCCTTGGATAGTGTCCACGCCTGCGTTCACTCCACCAATTAGAGTTCAGTTTTATCTAACTGCTTCACTTGTACAAATCATACTTACATATCCCAGAAGGTTTAGGCTGTTTTCGTTGTGGTCGTCGTGGCAGAATCCTCTGTTTCTCTTTCCGCTCACAATTTCCAGCACAAGAACACCAAAGCTGAACACGTCTGATTTGATTGAGAACATACCGTCTATTGCATATTCCGGAGACATGTATCCGCTGCAGCACCACAACATTCGCCATGTCACAATATATACAGATAGAAAGTAATCAATAATTGCTGGTCTTCTTCTTACTATGTTCCCACAACTCTACTCGTCTGAGCCTGAGTCTCGTTCCCTCCGAAACTCCTGGCTAGGCCGAAGTCGGATATCTTTGGGTTCATCTCGGCATCCAGCAGTATGTTGCTGGCTTTGAGGTCGCGATGgatgattctcaacctcgagtCTTGATGCAGATATAGTAGTCCCTTGGCAATTCCAGTGATGATGTTGAATCGTTTTTTCCAATCAAGTAACATACTTTTTGTTTCATCTGTCAAAAACATATATAAAGCCAAGTCAGTTCTCTCTTCTGCTAAGATATATCGCTCATTGctagttgatatatatatatatatatgaccaaAAAGGCTCACCAAATAAGATAAAATCAAGACTCTTGTTAGGCATGTATTCATAGATCAACATGCTCTCTTCTCCATCAGCACAACATCCTAACGTCCTCACCAAATTCCGATGTTGAAGTTTGGCTATCAAGATCACCTCATTCTTCAATTCATCCACTCCTTGTTTGGAGGTTTTTGACAAGCGCTTAACCGCGATTTCCTGCCCGTTTTCAAGAACTCCCTAGTTtcaaaatgttgttaattagttcATATGCATTTCGTAGACTATGCTCATTTATGAATTTTGTTATACCTTGTAAACAGGTCCAAATCCACCCTCACCAAGCTTGTTATCTATTGAAAAGTTGTCTGTAGCTTTCAAGATTAATGGTAAGCTGAAGAATGGCAGATCTGCCTCTTGGCCTAGACTTCCACTATATTGCCCTGCACAATGGTAAATGAACCTTATAACTACTTAACTTGTTTTTTTCTCCATAATTGTTGATCACAATATTCATACCTTCTTTATAAGGATTTGAATCTTTCTTCCTCTTCCAAACACAGATCAAAATCAGGACAAGGAAGATAAGAACTGTCGCGGCCATTGATGCAAGACTCGCTACGAGTTTCACTCTTTTCCTCCTTTTAGACTCTGCATCTTTTTCTATCCAAACAAAACACCAATAACATCAAGAAATATATCCccacataaaaataaagtattGATGTAAATTGTTACCTAAATCAGCAGAAGCAATTCTGATGTAAAGTTCATCCCCACCTACAGCCATAGTCCTAGCATCAAACAACTCCCCATAGTAAAACAGACACCCACTCGTCTCCTCCCTAATATCCAACTGCTTGTACGCCGTGCACGAACAATTCTTCAAGCACTCCGCCTCGCAATCCGCCGGCAGCATTTTCCGGTCATCGAACGTCGTGTTCCGCGCGTCCGGCAGCTTCATCCCGGAGTACTTGAAGAACACATCTCCCTCACACGCCAAGGCAGTCCTCGCCACGCACCCTAGGGACAAATTCCCTTCATCTCTATGCACGAATCTATCCATACACCTGCAGATCGGAGAGTCTCCGACGCTGCAGACGCCGTAGGCGCCGCACGCGTTGTAGTTGTCGCAGGCGTCCGCTTCGAGATTGTAGGTCATCCAAGACTTGCTCTGGTCGTTCCATATCCACCGCACTCCGACGCCCTCGAGGCTCAGCGTGAGACGAGCTATGACCGATCCGTCGACGTTGTCCTCGCCGTACTTGACCTCGTTCTTGTTCATGTTCAGCGTCGGATTGTTCCTCGTCCCGGGCGAGCCGCTGAACCGGACCCCGTTCCACGGCCCGAGCCGGAACTTGACGGTTTTGCCCCTCCTGACGATTATCTGCGGATAGCCGGTTGGGTCCAGGTGAGCTGTAAAGTCACCTGGACTTGGGTCGTCGTGGCTCTTCCACGACGACAGGTAGGTCTCGACCCGCGTGTCGAGATTCCAGCCTAGGCTCATCATCCCGGGTAGATAGGTGTCGGTGGGATGATCGAAGCTTTGCCAGAGGAGATTCTCCGCATCCTTCACCACCAGATTCCCGGAGTCTAATAATTGTACGGCTGGATTCTGCGGCGTTGTTGCTGTAGTGGATGACGACCATACGGTGGCGTTTGTCTCGTCGAGAAGCAGCAAAAATCCCGAGTCGGTGAGTGTTAAGGCGCCGGATTTTGTGGTGAGCGGAGCTTCTCTGTGGGCGAGCCAGACGTATGTGTTGGGTTTAATGTGGTTGTACCATATGCCGACGTATCGATTTGTGGAGTTGGCGAGACTGAAGAATCCGAGGGCGAACATGCCACCTGATGATACCAGTGTTTCTCCATCTCTGATGCTTTCAGATTTGTTTATAGTGTCGTTTGCAGCAGAAATTGTATGACCTATAAGACAGGAGATCAGTATAGAAAGCACGATTTTGTTTCGACGCTCAATCATTCCTGAttctttgttttcttcttcttcaactatatttatttgttatatttatCTCGTGGATGTTTCTTTTAAGTTCAAATGCTGTATGTTGAAGCACGGCACCATTAATGATTACTATATCTCAATTCAAGATTAATCCGGTCCCCCGCTATTTAACTAATGAGAACTACGCTATCTAATGAGAACTAAAAACCTTAATTTAgagagtgtttggctgagcttataagctcctcaaaacagcttataagctgttcaggagcttataagcttcttcaagtgtttgacaaaataagcttcAAAACAGTCTATAAGCTCCAAAtttaagctcccaaaaaaataaattcctctaccccaatttatttttttataatctcatatgtaataattattttataaatatttttcaactataatttattattttcatcatatatcattcaaattcatttatcttcgattttttttctctaaaaaatatttctctctctagcttataagctcaattatccaaacactttgacaacttataagctcttagaaaactacatcttataagctcttgaaacatcttataagctccaagagcttataagctctttaaaataagcttagccaaacaccctcttagaaCATCACCAACgtttgcacccatagtgggtgcaatagaagtggtctcacttctattgcacccactccaacaatggtattgcactcacttgagtgcaatagattttattttatttttgaattagttttattctagtttccattttaaatttacaataattgataaattaaaatttcattgaattaaaattcaaatcctacattgattgaaataaagttgcaatacaagaaattaaaatcctaaattacttaaattaaaacaaacataaaataaaaaatcctaaaaatctagGGGATGTTGTTTCGTTGCTTGATCTCCGCCACCTTGCACATGTGAAAAGCCAATTCGTCGGaattcatttgagaggtgtcccgactcatcaacatgctatcggcgaggtcacgttgaacttgggagaacgtttccattgcagtcaccatattcgccatgtacccgagagctttttggttatcctccgacgtctcttcggcctttttcttgcctttcCGTTTGTCTCTCTTGGTCGCCTTTTGCCCTTGGGGTCGGGTGCAGATACTCGCGTCGCTAGAAGTCGTTGTGGGAAGACCGTCGGAGCCCTTTGATCGTTTGTCCGAATGGACATCGGAGTGAACATCCTCGCCGAGACTTGCAAATTTCTTGGACTCGCGCAAGATCTTCCATGCATGCGGATACCGGAACGGAACACGGTACTCGGCTAGCCACATTGCCTCTGCTTGCTCCAGGATTTGACCATCACTCATGCCTGATTTCCATTTATCGTGAcattttttgtgcatggcctCAAACCTCTTCGAATCCTTCGCCACCcgttgaaagtgagatttgatttgcgtGACGTCGCGTGAAATAGATCCTCGGGGCTTTTCAGCATTGTATTGGGTGCAGAGGGAGCCCCAAAACTTCGCCCCTTTTTGGTCGACACCCACCACAGAGTCGTGGGTGTGCTCGCAATACAAACGGCAAATTAGCACCATTTCTGGCGGATAATAGTTGCTACGTTTGGCCGCCGATatagaagcaatctcctccacatCGGGCTCGGGGTCGGCAACGGCGGCAAAGCGGGGGTTCAAATTGGTGGCCGCCGCTTGAAAGGCATTCGATTCTTGCGTGAATGGCGAGAATCCTTGCCTGGAAGCATTTGATTCGccgggggatggattttgaggGTGTTCATGCCAATAGTTACTCCAATCGCCTtccattgctatttgttgaaataatataagtagaagatgaagaagaaaatgaggagaATGATGAATGTTTGAGGTatttgttgatatatatatagaggttaagaataaaaaaaaaaaaaggaaaaaaagccaacggaaaaaaaaaacggaTAGAAAATAACGGCTACTgccgattttaattttttttttcaattttccttttttctttttttttggtttgaaaatgggcgcgtgtaaacacgccccctccttcgctcccacaGCCACCGAGTGCGTTCCATCGCCCCCCCCCCTTCGCACCCGGGTGCAGCAACGgcgctgggtgcgataggccgggttcgatacGGCCTTCGCACCCAGTGTTGGTGATGCTCTTAATAATcaaatcatgattttttttcgcaaaTTCAAATCATCCATGTGAAAATCTCGCATAACTAGCATAAGATATTGCAAGTTACTTCGATTTTTTCCTCCGGATTAATCATGTATAATTAAGGGATGTTTATTTTTCATAACCGATCAAATACATAATTGAGTATTTCTATCTTTTGTTAATAGGGTATATCTAATTCCACCTATTAATGCATCAAGTAAACTTAATTCAAATGGTAAAAATTATGAAGGttttggaatatcccaaaaattttaatatatcttAGTAAACACTATTTAAGGAGTATTCTCCCTATAACTCAACCTATATATATTAGGGGCTGATTATCGTGAGAACTGAGAACACTGCAAAGACGTTTAGAGTTATTGCATTCTTCGTGAAGTTAACTGCActttgaaaaaatgaaaaagaaaataaaaatttcgcTCCTTTTAACTAGGATTCGAGCTTATGCGCTACATTCTCATTTAAGTAAGGGttctcatttgatatatatatatatatatatatatatatatatatatatatatatatatataggggagggctacggtaaaaacacttcttaaaatataaatataaacgttttttaatgtacgaattttatccaacagggttacgaattcatcaaacatggttacgaattgtgaaaataattttttgctacctttaggattcgaactcaggaccacgaattcatccaacagggttacgaatcaaccgtagatcttgatgatctaagggctgaaaatcatttatattttatacacttaagagtgtttatatatatatatatatataggaaaaaagTTGAGGACTTTTCTCTCTCGGTGAAAATGGGTTTCAAACCTGCGAATTAACTCACGTTGACCGGCACACCTCCGTTGCCGACGTTCTCGGTGGCTTCGACCAGGTAGAGCCTCCGGTGCAGCAGCCGACCTCCTCCGTGAGCAGCAGCAGGCGTTCCGTGAGCAGCAGCCGCCGTGACCAGCAAAGGAGTTGCAGCAGCCGGCGTTCCGTGAGCAGATCTCCGttgagcagcagcagcagtcggcgtcGTCTCCACCTACGGCCCGTTGCAGCAGAGCAGAAGAGAGGAGAGATCTGCACCGGTCGGCCGGAGGAGCATCGACAGCCGCTGAGACGCGCTGCCGCCAGCCCCAGATCTCGGAGCTCGCTGCGCGACTGTCTCTCGCCGATCTCAGCTGCGCGACTGCACTGCGGCTCACAGCTCGTCTGCGCGGCGCTGCCTCTCCCCACCGTACCGGTGACCGGCGTCATCGGCAGTCCCTCTGTGCCTGCGCGGCACCGGCTATCCACAAGCCCGGCGATCGGCGTCCCCTTGGCAGCAGTCAACCAACAGGCGGTGGCTGCGTTTCTGGTGGCCAAACTCTGGTGGCCGGATCCGACAGCGTGGTGGACCGATCTGGTGGCTAGTCCTTGGCGTCTCCAACCTCCACAAACAAGGAGTTTTTTGGTACCACATGACTTCTCCGGGAGGTCTGAATCTCCCAATAGTTTCGAACAATTTTGCCTGCAATAATTCCCCGATGAATGACTACACAAAGACTGGTGCGGGCTTGGCTGGCGGTAACGGAGCAGATTCTGCTTTTGTGGAGGAACGAGAAGTTGCTATACCCAACGCCACAGCTATCTCAAACCCTAATGATTCGGATGTGGGGGCTGATAACATGCCCAAATCCAAATCGTATGCTGATATCACGATGAACAGGCCACCGAGACGTCCCGACCTAGCTGCTCATCGGTTTCACTCATTACGTCCCACCAAAGAGGGAGAGCAGTTCTCCTTAAAAGTTCCACAGCACCTATATGCGCAAGAAGTCAGTAAGGAATTCTCTCATGCTATTATTGGTCGTCTTTTCCTTCGTAAAGGAGACAAACCTCAACCTGCATTGCTTCTCAAGGCAGAACTTCacaaaatttggaaattagaATCTGAGTGGCAACTTATTCCTCTTGGGAAAGGGTATTATACGCTGGTTTTTCGGACTCCTGAAGACAAAACTCGTGCTAAAGCCAAGCCGGTCTGGGAATTATCTTGTGGTCATGTACGTCTTAGAGAATGGTCCAAACACTTTGATCCATTTAAAGAGAATTCTTCCATGGCGAATGTATGGGTGAGGATACATTATTTGCCAATTGAGTATTGGCATCCTGAGATTCTAGCCGGGATTGGGCGGTACATTGGTCATCCTATTAAAATTGACGGAGCCTCGGCCCGTCGTGATTTTGGGCAGTTCGCGCGCCTTcttattgagttagatatgtcCAAATCCTTTCCTACTACTCTCTTAATTGATAACGATTCTTTTTCGTTCTATGTTGAATTCACGTATGAGAATTTACCTTTCTATTGCTCAAAATGTAAACTTACAGGACATCCCACCGAAAAGTGTCGGAAAATCTCCGTTAAGAAGACAGTTGTGGAAGAGGATGTTAAAGATAGAAGTCAAATGCCTTTGGTTAAAAATGGGAAACAGTGGCAACCTATCTCTGGTGATGCTAGAGACGAGAGAGAACATGAGCAGGAGACAGCCAAGGGAGATAGGCCGGTTGAGGTGGGTTCGAGAAGCGACATACAGGTTTCCACAGCTCGTTCGGACCCGGGATGTTACTCACTTCAGAAAAATGATCACCATAAACAGTTAAGCTTGCCGGTTTCGGCGTCGAACAACAGTTTTGCCCTGTTGGATAACGAAGGCACTGAATTGCTTGAAGAaccggagcagcagcggcgggtACCTCTTTCTAGGGGTAAATCTTTGGATGATTCCAATTCTGCTGAACACTACGGCCCTGATAGGTTGGCCGAGTGTCTAAAACCTTGTAAAAACTCGGTGTTTGATCAGCCAGTCAACATTTCTGCGATCAATGATGGACATATCTCGGAGGAGGTTTCGGATGAGGATGAAGAAGTGAACTATGACAGCAGTGGGAAGTACGTTTCCACAACGGATGATATTGCTGTTAATAATGCCTTGAAAGCTCAAAGACTTGAGCAGATTTTGGCGATAGCTAAAGCGCCCATGCCAGAAACAGTTGCTCCTGCTAAGCGACGAGGAAGACCATCCAAACAGGACCAAGCTGCTAGGGCAGCGAAGAACA harbors:
- the LOC131008360 gene encoding uncharacterized protein LOC131008360, which codes for MEGDWSNYWHEHPQNPSPGESNASRQGFSPFTQESNAFQAAATNLNPRFAAVADPEPDVEEIASISAAKRSNYYPPEMVLICRLYCEHTHDSVVGVDQKGAKFWGSLCTQYNAEKPRGSISRDVTQIKSHFQRVAKDSKRFEAMHKKCHDKWKSGMSDGQILEQAEAMWLAEYRVPFRYPHAWKILRESKKFASLGEDVHSDVHSDKRSKGSDGLPTTTSSDASICTRPQGQKATKRDKRKGGGDQATKQHPLDF
- the LOC131012152 gene encoding G-type lectin S-receptor-like serine/threonine-protein kinase At4g27290, which produces MIERRNKIVLSILISCLIGHTISAANDTINKSESIRDGETLVSSGGMFALGFFSLANSTNRYVGIWYNHIKPNTYVWLAHREAPLTTKSGALTLTDSGFLLLLDETNATVWSSSTTATTPQNPAVQLLDSGNLVVKDAENLLWQSFDHPTDTYLPGMMSLGWNLDTRVETYLSSWKSHDDPSPGDFTAHLDPTGYPQIIVRRGKTVKFRLGPWNGVRFSGSPGTRNNPTLNMNKNEVKYGEDNVDGSVIARLTLSLEGVGVRWIWNDQSKSWMTYNLEADACDNYNACGAYGVCSVGDSPICRCMDRFVHRDEGNLSLGCVARTALACEGDVFFKYSGMKLPDARNTTFDDRKMLPADCEAECLKNCSCTAYKQLDIREETSGCLFYYGELFDARTMAVGGDELYIRIASADLEKDAESKRRKRVKLVASLASMAATVLIFLVLILICVWKRKKDSNPYKEGQYSGSLGQEADLPFFSLPLILKATDNFSIDNKLGEGGFGPVYKGVLENGQEIAVKRLSKTSKQGVDELKNEVILIAKLQHRNLVRTLGCCADGEESMLIYEYMPNKSLDFILFDETKSMLLDWKKRFNIITGIAKGLLYLHQDSRLRIIHRDLKASNILLDAEMNPKISDFGLARSFGGNETQAQTSRVVGTYGYMSPEYAIDGMFSIKSDVFSFGVLVLEIVSGKRNRGFCHDDHNENSLNLLGYAWTLSKEGKSCELVDPCVGESFNLSEVLRSIQVGLLCVQRCQEDRPTMSTVVFMLGNQVELPEAKQPGFFAGRDVGGGRSYSSSNATNSENQLTITWSQGQGR